Proteins from a single region of Catellicoccus marimammalium M35/04/3:
- a CDS encoding HDIG domain-containing metalloprotein, with product MGKRDWCYDAEYRTYVDDLLEKPQVQELKNYKHHHYTNRLDHSIAVSYYSYLLAKKMHANARAVARAGLLHDMYYYDNETAKEVLNGENHYKVHPQIAAINAAQITDLSDLEKDIIHSHMFGATMTVPHYKESYIVTLMDKYCSIKDVSSPFWQKTKDKTKSFVQNHETTLKCKEKFDKIKKEKMKPLAKNVEGKE from the coding sequence ATGGGAAAAAGAGATTGGTGTTATGATGCAGAATATCGAACTTATGTCGATGATTTACTAGAAAAACCACAAGTACAAGAATTAAAAAATTATAAACATCATCATTATACAAATCGTTTAGATCACTCGATTGCGGTATCGTATTATAGTTATTTACTTGCAAAAAAGATGCATGCTAATGCTCGAGCTGTCGCAAGAGCAGGTTTGCTTCATGATATGTATTACTATGATAATGAAACCGCAAAAGAAGTATTGAATGGGGAAAATCATTATAAAGTGCATCCACAAATTGCAGCGATAAATGCCGCTCAAATTACAGATTTAAGTGATCTTGAAAAAGATATTATTCATAGCCATATGTTTGGAGCTACAATGACGGTTCCTCATTACAAAGAAAGCTATATTGTTACGTTAATGGATAAGTATTGTTCGATTAAAGATGTGAGCTCTCCATTTTGGCAAAAGACAAAAGATAAGACAAAATCCTTTGTGCAAAATCATGAGACAACATTGAAATGTAAAGAGAAATTTGATAAAATCAAAAAAGAAAAAATGAAACCATTAGCGAAAAATGTTGAGGGAAAAGAGTAG
- the pheS gene encoding phenylalanine--tRNA ligase subunit alpha, which yields MKEKLEALRDETLQAILAAKNLKELDEIRVNTLGKKGPITEVLRGMRDVDPKERPIIGAFANEIRDVLNDALEAKKEDLEQLALEEQLKAETIDVTLPSANGFIGGSHVLTKVITEIEDLFLGMGYQVVDGREVEEDYYNFERMNLPQDHPARDMQDSFYITKDTLLRTHTSPIQARTMEKHDFSKGALRMISPGKVYRRDTDDATHSHQFHQIEGLVIDKNITMADLKGTLELVLKKMFGEDRSIRLRPSYFPFTEPSVEVDISCFKCGGKGCSVCKHTGWIEILGAGMVHPNVLEMSGIDSSVYSGFAFGIGPDRIAMLRYGVNDIRNFYTNDIRFLEQFNKEEE from the coding sequence ATGAAAGAAAAATTAGAAGCGCTACGTGACGAAACGCTACAAGCGATTTTAGCAGCGAAAAATTTAAAAGAATTAGATGAAATTCGCGTAAATACGTTAGGGAAAAAAGGGCCAATTACAGAAGTATTACGTGGAATGCGTGATGTTGATCCAAAAGAACGTCCAATCATTGGAGCTTTTGCAAACGAAATTCGCGATGTATTAAATGATGCATTAGAAGCGAAAAAAGAAGATTTAGAACAATTAGCCTTAGAAGAACAATTAAAAGCAGAAACGATTGATGTTACTTTACCAAGTGCAAATGGATTTATTGGCGGTTCTCATGTCTTAACAAAAGTTATTACTGAAATTGAAGATCTATTTTTAGGAATGGGTTATCAAGTGGTCGATGGACGTGAAGTGGAAGAAGATTACTATAACTTTGAACGTATGAACTTACCACAAGATCACCCAGCTCGTGATATGCAAGATTCATTCTATATTACAAAAGATACTTTATTACGTACGCATACTTCTCCAATCCAAGCTCGTACAATGGAAAAACATGACTTTAGTAAAGGGGCTTTACGTATGATTAGCCCAGGGAAAGTATATCGTCGTGATACCGATGATGCGACTCATAGTCATCAATTTCACCAAATTGAAGGATTAGTGATTGATAAAAATATTACAATGGCGGATTTAAAAGGGACCTTAGAATTAGTCTTGAAAAAAATGTTTGGGGAAGACCGCAGTATTCGTTTACGTCCTTCTTACTTCCCATTTACAGAACCTTCTGTAGAAGTAGATATTAGCTGCTTTAAGTGCGGTGGTAAAGGATGCTCTGTATGTAAGCATACCGGATGGATTGAAATTTTAGGTGCAGGTATGGTACATCCAAATGTTTTAGAAATGTCTGGAATTGATTCTAGCGTTTATAGTGGATTTGCCTTTGGTATTGGACCAGACCGTATCGCAATGTTGCGTTATGGGGTAAATGATATTCGTAACTTCTATACGAATGATATCCGTTTCTTAGAACAATTTAACAAGGAGGAAGAATAG
- the pheT gene encoding phenylalanine--tRNA ligase subunit beta — protein MYVSYQWLKEWVSLDGITPEELGEKMSRTGIEIEEVKELSAGLKKIVVGEVKECIDHPNSDHLHICQVDTGEEVTQIVCGAPNVAAGQKVIVALPGARIVDNIKIKKGKMRGEVSNGMLCALEEINIPQAVTPKEYADGIYILPEDAVNGDSVFPYLGMEDAILELAITPNRADALSMYGVAYEVGAIYNKEVTVPSFTGQETGPKTALEVKATVKETEAVSDFYLRKVKGVTVASSPRWLQNRLMHMGIRPMNNVVDAVNYMMLTFGEPMHAYDASKVGNMEVCFAKEGESFQALNEEEYTLTAEDLVIRDEHQILSLAGVMGGESSAVQDTTTDVILEAGIFAPSMIRKTSQRHHLRTESSQRFEKGVNAAMPKQAIDALAFFIQKLAGGEVCEGRLDVVETEVKPEEITITTDRINHVLGTSLSTEEVVEIFGALQFPTEVMAEEIHVHVPARRFDIHIEADLIEEVARIYGYDRLPSTLPSGAVESGQLTPKQKMIRQFRHQLEGQGCQEVISYALLTEDEANRYALAEGKNVALDFPMSQEHAFLRQSLVTGLLNDLQFNMARQNKDLAFYEVGTVFEQGADRLPIERTHLAFALTGKQTPDTWQEKGKEVDFFYAKGLVEGILAYLNPVETVQYVASQREGMHPGRCADIVIGDIIIGYVGEIHPTDAKRRDLSRVYVAELDVDALNDIAKAGIQFAEVSKFPTVTRDIAILVDRTVTNGEIEALIQEKGGKWLRSVTLFDVYMGENIAEDKKSMAYQCAFNKQDATLTDEEIEQAMNKIIAALEETYQAVIR, from the coding sequence ATGTACGTTTCTTACCAATGGTTAAAAGAGTGGGTTTCTCTAGATGGCATTACTCCAGAAGAATTAGGAGAAAAAATGTCTCGTACAGGAATCGAGATTGAAGAAGTCAAAGAATTAAGTGCTGGCTTGAAAAAAATTGTGGTTGGTGAAGTAAAAGAATGTATCGACCATCCAAATAGTGACCACCTACATATCTGCCAAGTAGATACAGGAGAAGAAGTTACACAAATTGTTTGTGGAGCACCTAATGTGGCTGCAGGACAAAAAGTAATTGTTGCTTTACCAGGAGCTCGCATTGTCGATAATATTAAAATCAAAAAAGGTAAAATGCGTGGAGAAGTATCTAATGGAATGCTTTGTGCGTTAGAAGAAATCAATATTCCACAAGCAGTAACACCAAAAGAATATGCCGATGGAATTTACATCTTACCAGAAGATGCTGTAAACGGAGATTCTGTCTTCCCATATTTAGGAATGGAAGATGCAATTTTAGAATTAGCGATTACACCAAACCGTGCGGATGCTTTAAGCATGTATGGTGTAGCGTATGAAGTAGGCGCAATTTACAATAAAGAAGTTACTGTACCAAGCTTTACTGGACAAGAAACAGGACCAAAAACAGCGTTAGAAGTAAAGGCTACTGTGAAAGAAACAGAAGCAGTTTCTGATTTTTATTTACGTAAAGTAAAAGGAGTCACTGTAGCTTCAAGTCCTCGTTGGTTACAAAATCGTTTAATGCATATGGGAATTCGTCCAATGAACAACGTAGTTGATGCTGTAAACTACATGATGTTAACCTTTGGTGAACCAATGCATGCTTATGATGCAAGTAAAGTTGGAAACATGGAAGTTTGCTTTGCTAAAGAAGGAGAATCTTTCCAAGCATTAAATGAAGAAGAATATACATTAACAGCGGAAGACTTAGTCATTCGCGATGAACATCAAATTTTAAGTTTAGCTGGTGTTATGGGTGGCGAAAGTAGTGCCGTACAAGATACAACTACAGATGTAATCTTAGAAGCAGGAATCTTTGCACCAAGTATGATTCGCAAAACAAGCCAACGTCATCACTTACGTACAGAATCTAGCCAACGCTTTGAAAAAGGGGTAAATGCCGCAATGCCAAAACAAGCGATTGATGCGTTAGCCTTCTTTATTCAAAAATTAGCTGGTGGAGAAGTTTGTGAAGGCCGTTTAGATGTTGTGGAAACAGAAGTAAAACCAGAAGAAATTACAATTACTACAGATCGTATTAATCATGTATTAGGCACAAGCTTAAGTACAGAAGAAGTGGTTGAAATTTTTGGTGCATTACAATTCCCAACAGAAGTAATGGCAGAGGAAATTCATGTTCATGTTCCTGCTCGTCGTTTTGATATCCATATCGAAGCAGACTTAATTGAAGAAGTAGCTCGTATTTATGGTTATGATCGCTTACCAAGCACCTTACCAAGTGGGGCTGTTGAAAGCGGACAATTAACACCAAAACAAAAAATGATTCGTCAATTCCGTCATCAATTAGAGGGACAAGGTTGTCAGGAAGTGATAAGTTATGCACTATTGACAGAAGACGAAGCGAATCGTTATGCTTTAGCTGAAGGAAAAAATGTCGCTTTAGACTTCCCAATGAGTCAAGAACATGCCTTTTTACGTCAAAGCTTAGTTACAGGCTTATTAAATGACTTACAATTTAACATGGCTCGTCAAAATAAAGACTTAGCATTCTACGAAGTAGGAACAGTCTTTGAACAAGGAGCAGATCGTTTACCAATCGAACGTACACATTTAGCATTTGCCTTAACAGGAAAGCAAACTCCAGATACATGGCAAGAAAAAGGAAAAGAAGTGGACTTCTTCTATGCAAAAGGATTGGTAGAAGGAATTCTTGCTTACTTAAATCCAGTAGAAACTGTACAATATGTAGCGAGTCAACGTGAAGGAATGCATCCAGGACGTTGTGCCGATATCGTAATTGGTGATATCATCATCGGTTATGTAGGAGAAATTCACCCAACAGATGCAAAACGCCGTGACTTATCTCGTGTTTATGTCGCAGAATTAGATGTCGATGCTTTAAATGATATCGCAAAAGCAGGTATTCAATTTGCAGAAGTATCTAAATTCCCAACCGTTACTCGTGATATTGCGATTTTAGTAGATCGTACAGTTACTAACGGAGAAATCGAAGCGTTAATCCAAGAAAAAGGCGGAAAATGGTTACGTTCAGTCACATTATTTGATGTGTACATGGGTGAAAATATTGCGGAAGATAAAAAATCTATGGCGTATCAATGTGCCTTTAATAAACAAGATGCCACATTAACGGATGAAGAAATTGAACAAGCAATGAATAAAATTATTGCGGCAC